Proteins encoded within one genomic window of Bacillus sp. F19:
- a CDS encoding phosphopentomutase, with the protein MGKVSLFILDGFGIGAMQDCAIAKPEDMNANTYRHLKEASELNIPFLYNSGLNQLADGTGLPAAAYGKSNLAHDGADTFMGHQELMGSKPGVPKKRLMKEVSRRIKSKLIQNGCRAEYPVPEAPLLLVNGCILIGDNLESSPGNIINLICDLNQIAFEEACEIARIVRRCVDTSRVIVFGNEKTSIVKILSAVMNKPNGQWGVDSPNAHVYGEGYHVLHLGFGVDYSRQFAHLAEMEGLPVYRIGKTADVVLAKGFSDPAVETVKVLSSFEHHYRKAEKDAIFLINVQETDLAGHKQDCEWYRSVLEESDSFLAAFREKLEDDDLLIVTADHGNDPTIGHSNHTREQTPILVIGNKVKPVSIGERETMADIAATMAEYTKIPAPEYGRSFLREILNAN; encoded by the coding sequence ATGGGAAAGGTATCGTTATTTATTTTGGACGGTTTCGGCATAGGAGCGATGCAGGACTGTGCAATTGCCAAGCCGGAGGACATGAATGCGAACACATATCGACACTTGAAGGAAGCATCTGAACTGAACATTCCTTTTCTATATAACTCCGGATTAAATCAGCTGGCTGATGGAACCGGATTGCCAGCGGCTGCTTATGGAAAAAGCAACCTTGCACATGACGGAGCGGATACGTTTATGGGGCACCAGGAGCTGATGGGCAGCAAACCTGGAGTTCCTAAAAAACGGCTGATGAAAGAAGTCAGCAGGCGCATCAAGTCGAAGCTGATCCAAAACGGCTGCCGTGCAGAGTATCCGGTTCCGGAAGCTCCGCTTTTACTGGTGAATGGCTGTATTTTAATTGGCGACAATCTGGAGTCCTCACCTGGAAACATTATTAATTTAATATGCGATTTAAATCAAATTGCATTTGAAGAAGCATGTGAGATTGCAAGAATTGTAAGAAGATGCGTGGACACGAGCAGGGTCATCGTATTTGGGAATGAAAAAACGTCTATTGTAAAAATATTATCAGCCGTAATGAACAAGCCGAACGGTCAGTGGGGAGTGGACAGTCCGAATGCCCATGTATACGGCGAAGGCTACCATGTGCTGCATCTTGGATTTGGAGTGGATTACAGCAGACAGTTTGCCCACCTGGCAGAGATGGAAGGTCTGCCAGTTTACCGGATTGGGAAAACCGCCGATGTCGTTTTGGCAAAGGGATTCAGTGACCCAGCTGTTGAAACCGTCAAAGTGCTTTCGTCTTTTGAGCATCACTACCGGAAAGCAGAAAAGGATGCGATTTTTCTTATAAATGTTCAGGAAACCGATCTTGCGGGACACAAACAGGATTGCGAGTGGTATCGCTCGGTGCTTGAGGAATCCGATTCCTTTCTTGCAGCATTCCGGGAAAAACTCGAAGATGATGATTTGCTGATCGTCACAGCTGATCACGGAAACGATCCGACAATCGGCCACTCCAACCATACAAGAGAGCAAACGCCAATTCTTGTGATTGGAAACAAAGTCAAGCCAGTGTCAATCGGAGAACGGGAAACGATGGCAGATATTGCGGCAACCATGGCTGAATATACCAAAATCCCCGCACCTGAATATGGAAGAAGTTTTTTGAGAGAAATCTTGAATGCGAACTAA
- a CDS encoding YhfX family PLP-dependent enzyme translates to MFLDMIQKRNPALIKAAAALHQSGSIPPNTYVIDLDSFKANVRALAKSAETNSVKLFYMTKQIGRSGFVGKTIQRNGIEKAVAVDIDEAFNLSEAGCKIGNLGHLVQPGKHQWEMVLKQLRPEVVTLFSLERARQLSDAAFKLGLKQNVILRVISQHDFIYPGQYGGFLIDSLESSIRELQLMSGINVIGATCFPVLQLNEAKTDFEFTSNLQTLLKSRDILANQGIEVTHLNAPSSTSCHTIPLLREYGITHGEPGHALTGTTPLHAYTENLIEKPCMTYLSEISHMDEDQAYTIAGGFYARSNMKKALFGDRLDQETAVHPASSENIDYYGSLKRGPKMNVGDTVLYAFRTQIFVTRSHVAFLKNADSKTPEVVHFQRRGV, encoded by the coding sequence TTGTTCTTAGACATGATACAGAAACGAAACCCTGCATTAATTAAGGCAGCAGCTGCCTTGCATCAGAGTGGTTCTATCCCTCCGAATACGTACGTCATCGACTTGGACTCATTCAAGGCAAATGTACGGGCTCTTGCAAAATCAGCCGAGACAAACAGCGTTAAGCTGTTTTATATGACGAAACAAATTGGACGAAGCGGTTTTGTCGGGAAGACCATCCAGCGAAACGGTATCGAGAAAGCGGTTGCAGTTGATATTGATGAAGCATTCAATCTTTCAGAGGCAGGCTGCAAAATAGGGAATCTCGGTCATCTTGTACAGCCTGGAAAACATCAATGGGAAATGGTCCTAAAACAGCTCCGGCCTGAAGTGGTCACACTTTTCTCCCTGGAAAGAGCCAGACAGCTGTCAGATGCAGCCTTCAAACTGGGACTGAAACAGAACGTTATATTAAGGGTGATTAGCCAGCATGATTTCATTTATCCGGGTCAATACGGCGGATTTTTAATTGACAGCTTAGAGTCGAGTATACGTGAGCTGCAGCTGATGTCGGGAATAAACGTCATTGGAGCAACGTGTTTTCCGGTCTTGCAGCTGAACGAGGCCAAAACCGATTTTGAATTCACCAGTAATTTGCAAACCCTGCTAAAATCCAGAGACATTCTTGCTAACCAGGGAATAGAAGTAACTCATCTTAATGCGCCGAGTTCCACTAGCTGCCATACGATCCCCCTTCTTCGCGAATATGGGATTACGCACGGTGAGCCGGGGCATGCCTTGACAGGAACGACTCCTCTGCATGCGTATACTGAAAATCTGATAGAGAAACCGTGCATGACTTATTTATCGGAAATCTCGCATATGGATGAAGATCAGGCGTACACCATTGCAGGCGGGTTTTATGCCCGTTCCAATATGAAAAAGGCACTCTTTGGAGATCGCTTGGATCAGGAAACAGCGGTTCATCCGGCTTCTTCAGAAAACATTGATTACTACGGAAGCTTGAAGCGGGGTCCAAAGATGAATGTTGGAGATACGGTTCTTTACGCTTTCCGAACGCAGATTTTTGTTACGAGATCCCACGTGGCTTTTCTTAAAAATGCAGATTCAAAAACTCCTGAGGTGGTTCATTTTCAGAGGAGAGGGGTGTAG
- a CDS encoding aminotransferase class V-fold PLP-dependent enzyme, translating into MALKYANSVLINRTMEEAKELQFKLIDEMTKVFRNNAFFETGDVGLHPEYHRPKTTAAAEKVLSNVFDSEDCALVRGSGSGAIRIALSMIAEPGDSIFVHEAPMYMTTKETFRMMGLKQEAVNFNQMNNVKNALETKLHIKVFYIQHARQQPTDTYDLEEIIVLVKKSRPDVIILVDDNYCAMKMKGIGVEYGAHLSTFSGFKVLGPEGIGLILGSSEIIEKIHQTNYSGGGQVQGHEAHELLRAMTVAPVMLAIQNEQVEQLCENLNHGGFSFVKEAYITNSQSKNVIVELSAPIAPKVIEKASSFGAATYPVGAESKYDILPMIYRVSGSFLESQPHLREYGLRINPMKASAETILRILELSVNEIVRG; encoded by the coding sequence ATGGCGTTAAAATATGCAAATTCCGTACTTATTAATCGGACGATGGAAGAGGCAAAAGAACTTCAATTCAAACTGATTGATGAAATGACGAAGGTGTTTCGAAACAATGCCTTTTTTGAAACAGGAGATGTGGGGCTTCATCCGGAGTATCACCGCCCAAAAACAACAGCAGCTGCCGAGAAGGTGTTATCGAACGTGTTTGATTCTGAGGACTGCGCTCTTGTGAGAGGAAGCGGTTCCGGTGCGATCAGGATTGCGCTTAGTATGATAGCGGAACCGGGAGATTCTATTTTTGTCCATGAAGCACCGATGTACATGACCACAAAAGAAACGTTTCGAATGATGGGACTCAAGCAAGAGGCTGTAAATTTCAATCAGATGAACAATGTGAAAAATGCATTAGAAACAAAGCTGCATATAAAGGTATTTTACATTCAGCATGCAAGACAGCAGCCGACCGATACTTATGATTTAGAAGAAATAATTGTTCTTGTTAAAAAGTCAAGGCCGGATGTCATCATTTTGGTTGATGATAACTACTGTGCAATGAAAATGAAGGGCATTGGAGTTGAGTATGGAGCGCACCTTTCTACTTTTTCGGGATTTAAAGTGCTTGGCCCTGAAGGCATCGGCCTCATTCTCGGTTCAAGTGAAATCATTGAAAAAATACATCAAACCAATTATTCCGGAGGCGGTCAGGTCCAGGGGCACGAAGCCCATGAACTGCTGCGGGCCATGACGGTGGCTCCAGTTATGCTGGCGATTCAGAATGAACAGGTGGAGCAGCTATGCGAAAACCTTAATCATGGAGGTTTTTCATTTGTTAAAGAAGCGTATATCACAAACTCTCAATCAAAGAATGTAATTGTTGAACTTTCAGCACCGATCGCACCAAAAGTGATTGAAAAAGCCTCTTCATTCGGAGCGGCAACCTATCCAGTCGGAGCAGAATCAAAGTACGATATCCTGCCAATGATTTATCGCGTATCCGGGAGCTTTTTAGAAAGCCAGCCACATTTAAGAGAATACGGTTTGAGAATCAATCCAATGAAAGCATCTGCGGAAACCATTTTACGGATACTTGAGCTTTCAGTTAATGAGATCGTTAGGGGATGA
- a CDS encoding phosphotriesterase: MYIQTVLGKLEPQELGVCACHEHLYVDLSRVKKNEDTCLQDIELIMEDLESFAALGGKAIVEVTNEGMGRDAQQLAEISRKTGLQIIASTGCYKDPFIPDDKKEWNRDQFAEWMITEIKEGIGETGIKPGVIGEIGSSLNEFKPIETELFHGAIEAAKTTKLPLSTHTTLGTCALEQIDLFQKEGLFLEKVIIGHQDLNTNDEVVLEVLNSGAFAAMDTIGKENYRADEHRIRSLLTFIEKGFENQLLLSSDLTRKSHLKSHGGQGYDIVLRSFIPALISHGVSSSIINKLLVTNPQKAFSIG; the protein is encoded by the coding sequence ATGTATATTCAAACCGTTCTAGGTAAACTGGAGCCGCAGGAGTTAGGTGTGTGTGCCTGTCATGAACATCTATATGTGGACTTAAGCAGAGTGAAAAAGAACGAAGATACTTGCTTGCAGGATATTGAACTCATCATGGAAGACTTAGAAAGTTTTGCCGCTCTTGGAGGCAAAGCGATTGTAGAAGTCACAAATGAGGGGATGGGAAGAGACGCTCAGCAGCTTGCGGAAATTAGCCGGAAAACTGGTCTGCAAATCATTGCGAGTACGGGCTGCTATAAGGATCCATTCATTCCGGATGACAAAAAGGAATGGAATCGGGATCAATTTGCAGAGTGGATGATCACGGAAATCAAAGAGGGAATAGGAGAGACGGGAATTAAACCGGGGGTAATCGGTGAGATCGGAAGCAGTCTGAATGAATTTAAACCGATCGAAACCGAGCTTTTCCATGGAGCCATCGAAGCGGCCAAAACCACAAAGCTTCCGCTCTCCACCCATACAACGCTCGGCACTTGTGCCCTAGAGCAGATTGATCTTTTTCAAAAAGAAGGTCTGTTTCTTGAAAAGGTGATCATCGGCCATCAGGATCTGAATACGAACGATGAAGTTGTACTGGAAGTATTGAACAGCGGAGCATTTGCGGCGATGGATACGATCGGCAAAGAAAATTACCGGGCGGATGAACACCGAATCCGGTCTTTGCTCACATTTATTGAAAAAGGTTTTGAAAATCAGCTCTTGCTCTCTAGTGACCTGACAAGGAAATCTCATCTAAAGTCACACGGAGGGCAGGGATATGATATTGTTCTCCGATCGTTTATACCGGCACTGATAAGCCATGGAGTCAGCAGCTCTATTATAAATAAACTGCTCGTAACCAATCCTCAAAAGGCATTCAGCATCGGTTAG